A window from Aeromonas rivipollensis encodes these proteins:
- a CDS encoding heme/hemin ABC transporter substrate-binding protein, with amino-acid sequence MGRRFALALSLLGCSALSLPAVAQERIVSIGPATTELIMALGGEQSLIATDVSSPEPKGLPRVGYHRALAAEGILSLAPTRLVGSDEMGPPPALEQLRRAGVEVTVLPTAPTLANLNERIDALAGLLGNQAAGTRLKADIAVQNDKLAAQAKQNKPLKVAFLLLHKGQPTSIAGGNTTASALVTLAGGVNPVARLHDYKPVSTESLIELQPDLVLVSGRDWQQYQSVDSVLAQVPALAATPAGKNRAIHAIDGHALQGGLSLRSLQQANQIAQWIKQGS; translated from the coding sequence ATGGGCCGTCGTTTTGCCCTCGCACTCAGCCTGCTCGGCTGTTCAGCCCTTTCCCTGCCTGCCGTGGCGCAGGAACGTATCGTCAGCATAGGCCCGGCCACCACAGAGCTCATTATGGCCCTGGGGGGCGAGCAGAGCCTGATTGCCACCGACGTCAGCAGCCCGGAACCCAAGGGGCTGCCGAGAGTCGGCTACCACCGCGCCCTGGCTGCCGAAGGAATACTGAGTCTGGCCCCGACCCGCCTGGTCGGCAGCGACGAGATGGGGCCGCCACCGGCCCTGGAACAGCTGCGCCGGGCCGGCGTCGAGGTGACAGTGCTGCCGACGGCGCCCACCCTGGCCAATCTCAACGAGCGGATCGACGCCCTGGCCGGCTTGCTGGGCAATCAGGCCGCCGGCACCAGGCTGAAGGCCGATATCGCCGTCCAGAACGACAAACTGGCGGCCCAGGCGAAACAGAACAAACCCCTGAAGGTCGCCTTCCTGCTGCTGCACAAGGGCCAGCCCACCAGCATCGCCGGTGGCAATACCACCGCCAGCGCCCTGGTGACCCTGGCCGGCGGCGTCAACCCGGTCGCCCGCTTGCACGACTACAAGCCCGTCTCCACCGAATCCCTGATCGAACTGCAGCCGGATCTGGTGCTGGTGAGCGGCCGTGACTGGCAACAATACCAGAGCGTCGACAGCGTGCTGGCCCAGGTGCCGGCCCTGGCCGCTACCCCGGCAGGCAAGAACAGGGCCATCCACGCCATCGACGGTCACGCCCTGCAAGGAGGTCTCAGCCTGAGATCCTTGCAGCAGGCCAACCAGATAGCCCAGTGGATCAAGCAGGGTTCATGA
- a CDS encoding iron ABC transporter permease encodes MMRLPLPWLLVLTGCTLALLLLGSLATGPMSLSLAESLRALFAGKESGIEAHKLLIVQEIRLPRTLLCIAVGGILGLCGAVMQGLFRNPLADPGIIGVSGGAALGAALAIVLLAPLGQQLQSLLGLGLLPLLAFLGGALTTTLVYLLGTREGGTSVTVMLLAGVAITALSGAVIGLLTYLADDQMLRNLSLWQMGSLAAGKSVDVGLALLTLVALLWLFMRDANPLNALLLGEGEARHLGVNVQALKRRLILLTAAGVGVAVAVAGMIGFVGLVVPHLVRLLAGPNHVRLLPLSALLGAALLLGADMLARTLLAPAELPVGIITALLGAPFFIWLLVKSRRTL; translated from the coding sequence ATGATGCGTCTGCCGCTGCCCTGGCTGCTGGTGCTCACCGGCTGCACGCTCGCCCTGCTGCTGCTCGGCTCCCTTGCCACCGGCCCCATGTCACTCTCCTTGGCCGAGAGCCTGCGGGCCCTGTTTGCCGGCAAAGAGAGCGGGATAGAGGCACACAAGCTGCTGATAGTGCAGGAGATCCGCCTGCCACGTACCCTGCTGTGCATCGCCGTGGGAGGCATTCTCGGCCTCTGCGGCGCCGTGATGCAGGGGCTGTTTCGCAACCCCCTGGCCGACCCCGGCATCATAGGGGTCTCCGGCGGCGCGGCGCTGGGCGCCGCCCTGGCCATAGTGCTGCTTGCCCCCCTCGGCCAACAGTTGCAGAGCCTGCTCGGCCTCGGTCTGCTGCCCCTGCTCGCCTTCCTAGGCGGGGCGCTCACCACCACCCTTGTCTATTTGCTCGGCACCCGTGAGGGAGGCACCTCGGTCACCGTCATGCTGCTGGCGGGCGTCGCCATCACGGCGCTGTCAGGGGCCGTGATAGGGCTGCTCACCTACCTGGCGGACGATCAGATGCTGCGCAACCTGAGCCTGTGGCAAATGGGCTCCCTGGCCGCCGGCAAGTCGGTGGACGTGGGGCTGGCGCTGCTGACCCTGGTCGCCCTGCTGTGGCTCTTCATGCGCGATGCCAACCCCCTCAACGCCCTGCTGCTGGGCGAGGGTGAGGCGCGCCACCTGGGAGTGAACGTGCAGGCTCTGAAGCGACGCCTCATCCTGCTCACCGCCGCCGGTGTCGGCGTCGCGGTGGCGGTGGCCGGCATGATCGGCTTCGTCGGTCTGGTGGTACCCCACCTGGTGCGGCTGCTGGCCGGGCCCAATCACGTCAGGCTGCTGCCGCTCAGCGCCCTGCTCGGCGCCGCCCTGCTGCTGGGGGCCGACATGCTGGCCCGCACCCTGCTGGCGCCGGCCGAGCTGCCGGTGGGCATCATCACCGCCCTGCTGGGTGCCCCCTTCTTCATCTGGCTCTTGGTCAAGAGTCGCCGGACGCTGTAA
- a CDS encoding heme ABC transporter ATP-binding protein yields MPGSPSPLLACRGVSLTRGNRLILDSLDLDLHGGSLTALLGPNGAGKSSLLKCLTGELAYDGTISLFGRKRQEWAGDALAHRVGVLPQSSSLSFPFLCEEVVSMGRLPHSEPASRRDQIVKAAMAHAGVEHLAGRLYPGLSGGERQRVQFARVLTQIWQEPSPGRPSDPLQPRLLLLDEPTSALDLKYQHQLLTMARALAARNTAVLVVLHDLNLAARYADRLVMLEQGRLIADGSPAEVLTPELIARLYDYPAQVIHHPETGQPMVV; encoded by the coding sequence TTGCCCGGATCCCCCTCCCCCCTGCTCGCTTGCCGCGGTGTCAGCCTCACACGGGGCAATCGCCTCATCCTGGACAGCCTGGATCTCGACCTGCATGGGGGCAGTCTGACCGCCCTGCTCGGCCCGAACGGGGCGGGCAAGAGCTCGCTGCTCAAGTGTCTGACCGGCGAGCTGGCCTATGACGGCACCATCTCCCTGTTCGGTCGCAAGCGGCAAGAGTGGGCCGGCGATGCCCTGGCCCACCGAGTCGGAGTGCTGCCCCAGAGCTCGTCCCTGAGCTTCCCCTTTCTGTGCGAGGAGGTAGTGTCCATGGGGCGGCTGCCTCACAGCGAGCCCGCCAGCCGCCGCGATCAGATAGTGAAGGCCGCCATGGCCCATGCCGGGGTCGAGCACCTGGCCGGCCGCCTCTACCCCGGCCTCTCCGGAGGGGAGCGCCAGCGGGTGCAGTTCGCCCGGGTGCTGACCCAGATCTGGCAGGAGCCGTCACCGGGACGGCCGTCGGATCCCTTGCAGCCACGGCTGCTGCTGCTGGACGAGCCCACCTCGGCCCTCGATCTCAAGTACCAGCATCAGCTGCTCACCATGGCCCGCGCCCTGGCCGCCCGCAACACCGCCGTGCTGGTGGTGCTGCACGATCTCAATCTGGCGGCGCGCTACGCCGATCGGCTGGTGATGCTGGAGCAGGGCAGGCTGATAGCGGACGGCTCACCGGCAGAGGTGCTCACCCCCGAACTTATCGCCCGCCTCTACGATTATCCCGCCCAGGTGATCCACCACCCCGAGACGGGACAACCCATGGTGGTGTAA
- the hutZ gene encoding heme utilization protein HutZ codes for MSERQERLQNRLQPEIREFRDGCRTLQLATVDGEGNPNASYAPFVLQEDGYYVLISEIARHARNLQQVPKVSLMLIEDETGARELFARKRLTFDAVAEVVARDDERWGKAIAALEGRFGDIVKGLSNLKDFVLFRLKPEQGLFVKGFGQAFRVSGDELVDFVHLVEGHKRVDNGAELRSETDAPV; via the coding sequence ATGAGTGAACGTCAGGAGCGTCTGCAGAACCGCCTGCAACCGGAGATCCGCGAATTTCGTGACGGCTGCCGTACCCTGCAGCTCGCGACCGTGGATGGCGAAGGCAACCCCAATGCCAGCTACGCCCCCTTCGTGCTGCAGGAAGATGGCTACTATGTGCTGATCTCCGAGATAGCCCGCCATGCCCGCAACCTGCAACAGGTGCCCAAGGTTTCCCTGATGCTGATCGAGGACGAGACCGGCGCCCGCGAACTGTTCGCCCGCAAGCGGCTCACCTTTGACGCCGTGGCCGAGGTGGTGGCGCGGGATGACGAGCGCTGGGGCAAGGCGATAGCGGCGCTGGAAGGGCGTTTTGGCGACATCGTCAAAGGGCTCTCCAACCTCAAGGACTTCGTGCTGTTTCGCCTCAAGCCCGAGCAGGGGCTGTTCGTCAAGGGCTTCGGCCAGGCGTTCCGGGTCTCCGGTGACGAGCTGGTGGACTTCGTCCATCTGGTGGAGGGGCACAAGCGCGTCGACAACGGCGCCGAGTTGCGCAGCGAGACGGACGCACCTGTCTGA
- the hutX gene encoding heme utilization cystosolic carrier protein HutX codes for MSIAQRIHALLEQDPSAHPSSIATELAVSEWEVVRHLPAELMTLVPSDQAEALLADLASWGQVTTIVESDGSIFEVKAPFPKGKTARGYYNLMGRDGEMHGHLKLDNVVGIALVSKLFMGKEGHSFQFFGHSGRCIFKIYLGRDEQRQLLPDQVERFKALRHQYQEEVKA; via the coding sequence ATGAGCATTGCACAACGCATTCATGCGCTGCTGGAACAAGATCCCAGCGCCCATCCTTCCAGCATCGCCACCGAGCTGGCCGTCAGTGAATGGGAGGTGGTGCGCCACCTGCCCGCCGAGCTGATGACGCTGGTGCCGAGCGATCAGGCCGAAGCCCTGCTGGCGGATCTGGCCAGCTGGGGTCAGGTGACCACCATTGTGGAGTCCGACGGCTCCATCTTCGAGGTGAAGGCCCCCTTCCCCAAGGGCAAGACGGCCCGCGGCTACTATAACCTGATGGGGCGGGACGGCGAGATGCACGGTCACCTCAAGCTCGACAACGTGGTCGGCATTGCCCTGGTCAGCAAACTGTTCATGGGCAAGGAGGGGCACTCCTTCCAGTTCTTCGGCCACAGCGGCCGCTGCATTTTCAAGATCTACCTGGGGCGTGACGAGCAGCGTCAGCTGCTGCCTGACCAGGTGGAGCGTTTCAAGGCCCTGCGCCACCAGTATCAAGAGGAAGTGAAAGCATGA